In Chitinophaga nivalis, a single genomic region encodes these proteins:
- a CDS encoding TonB-dependent receptor: protein MSFRLFGLLLIPFFCPVAAAAQYTLQGIVVDSNHHLLRDIPLLLTAENKSVPHHTITNKSGRFTFTLSARGNYLLQTTSQHYLADSVWYSFSKDTFVTITLQPAVKTLKEVAVTATQPVFEKKIDRFVFHVQNTSLVAGNNTWDVLKQTPLVNAQESGSLSILGLAGVAVYINHRRSMLSGKDLQQYLSSLPADNIQHIEVITVPSSKYEAGNPGGIIHIVLRKNETEGLNGSINLANEQATYNSQYANGGLNYRGKKYGQQLFVNGGSRRGFYHSDNDIVYTGKQQEFIYNQTVKKPENNIGISTVADYLLNSHSLIGAAADFRTSYAKDANSGYNTIRTFDDTDSGIAEYYNENPETKRTRFLSLNLNYQYTNKKNQEELGISTDYFHYNNDQAATFLSYEKKRPGTVHNGNRTSTSQRIRNYAVRADYSRLIAGNIKLETGLRFSRTQTDNELLADHYTTGTWTFNAGRSNVFRYEENIGAAYISVYKKLNSQLEVKAGGRLEQTYLKTIQLTSGQNNDRQYLNFFPTAYINYTINSRHSLSLAVKSDIRRPSYSQLNPFVYYISDKYLVKGNPELRPSNSLIAELSYTLHKDYIFLARYTKSNHLFEQVAVVIPPDTTLLDRFNYGNSTTWGLTSVISKTLIKDKWRGSISNTVSLVQQFVDVPQAQMNTSNFQYTCNISQQFTNIFNTTIDASVNGRYYSKTVSANTDISGTGEVGIGFSKKIPACNMQLSFYAGDIFNTLRLNHFYTYNTFSVSDMTAFSDTRYFRISVNKKLGSTKIKTVRKKDTSNSDEANRAR, encoded by the coding sequence ATGTCTTTCAGACTTTTCGGGTTGTTACTCATTCCCTTTTTTTGCCCTGTTGCTGCAGCTGCTCAATACACCTTGCAGGGAATAGTGGTCGACAGCAACCATCATTTACTCCGGGATATTCCTCTCCTGCTGACAGCGGAAAACAAATCGGTTCCCCATCATACGATTACCAACAAATCCGGCCGGTTCACCTTTACACTTTCCGCACGCGGTAACTATCTGTTGCAAACAACCAGTCAGCACTACCTGGCAGATAGTGTATGGTACTCCTTCTCTAAAGATACATTCGTTACCATTACCTTACAGCCGGCGGTTAAAACATTGAAAGAAGTGGCTGTAACAGCCACCCAACCGGTTTTTGAAAAGAAGATCGACCGCTTTGTTTTTCATGTACAAAACACCAGCCTTGTAGCTGGCAACAATACCTGGGATGTCCTTAAACAAACACCGCTGGTGAACGCGCAGGAATCAGGCTCGTTGTCTATTCTGGGCCTGGCTGGTGTGGCGGTTTATATCAATCACCGCAGAAGTATGTTGAGTGGTAAAGACCTCCAGCAATACCTGAGTAGTCTGCCGGCAGATAATATCCAACACATTGAAGTGATCACAGTTCCTTCCAGCAAATATGAAGCAGGTAACCCGGGCGGCATTATCCATATTGTCTTGCGGAAAAATGAAACGGAAGGTCTTAATGGGAGTATTAACCTCGCCAATGAACAGGCTACCTATAATTCTCAATATGCCAACGGAGGCCTTAATTATCGCGGCAAAAAATATGGCCAGCAGCTGTTTGTCAATGGCGGCTCCCGGAGAGGTTTTTACCACAGCGATAACGATATTGTCTATACCGGCAAACAACAGGAATTCATCTATAATCAGACCGTCAAAAAGCCGGAAAATAATATAGGCATTTCCACGGTTGCAGATTATTTACTGAACAGCCATTCTCTCATCGGCGCTGCAGCAGATTTCAGGACCAGCTATGCTAAAGATGCTAACAGCGGCTACAACACCATCCGTACATTCGATGATACAGACAGCGGTATAGCTGAATACTACAATGAAAATCCGGAAACCAAACGTACCCGTTTTCTTTCCCTCAATTTGAACTATCAGTATACCAATAAAAAAAATCAGGAAGAATTAGGCATCAGCACAGACTATTTTCACTATAACAATGACCAGGCAGCAACGTTCCTGTCGTACGAAAAAAAACGGCCCGGCACTGTACATAACGGCAATCGCACCAGTACCTCCCAGCGTATCCGCAACTATGCCGTGAGAGCAGATTACAGCCGGCTAATTGCGGGTAACATCAAACTGGAAACCGGACTTCGTTTTTCCCGTACACAAACGGATAATGAACTCCTGGCAGATCATTACACTACTGGTACCTGGACGTTTAACGCGGGCAGGTCCAATGTATTCCGCTACGAGGAAAATATCGGCGCTGCCTATATTTCCGTATATAAAAAACTGAATAGCCAGCTGGAAGTAAAAGCAGGTGGCAGACTGGAACAAACTTATCTGAAAACAATACAACTAACCTCCGGCCAAAACAACGATCGGCAGTATCTCAACTTCTTTCCTACCGCCTATATCAATTACACGATTAACTCCCGGCATAGTTTATCGTTGGCTGTTAAAAGCGATATCAGGCGGCCGTCTTATTCGCAGCTCAACCCCTTTGTGTATTACATCAGCGATAAATACCTGGTAAAAGGCAATCCGGAACTACGGCCATCCAACAGCCTCATTGCCGAGTTGTCCTATACATTGCACAAAGACTATATATTCCTCGCGAGGTATACCAAAAGCAATCACCTGTTTGAACAGGTAGCCGTTGTTATTCCACCCGACACCACCCTGCTGGATCGCTTTAACTACGGCAACTCAACTACCTGGGGATTGACCAGTGTTATCAGCAAAACCCTGATCAAAGATAAATGGAGAGGCAGTATCAGCAATACCGTTTCGCTGGTGCAACAATTTGTAGATGTACCCCAGGCACAAATGAATACAAGCAACTTTCAGTACACCTGCAATATATCCCAACAGTTTACCAATATCTTTAACACTACAATTGATGCGTCGGTAAATGGCCGCTATTACAGTAAAACAGTATCTGCCAATACAGACATTTCAGGTACCGGAGAGGTAGGCATTGGCTTTTCGAAGAAAATACCCGCCTGCAATATGCAATTGTCTTTTTACGCAGGTGATATTTTCAATACCCTCCGGCTCAATCATTTTTACACCTACAATACGTTTTCCGTTTCGGATATGACCGCCTTCAGTGATACCCGGTATTTCAGGATTTCCGTCAATAAAAAATTAGGCAGTACTAAAATTAAAACCGTGAGAAAGAAGGATACCAGTAACAGCGACGAAGCCAACAGAGCGAGATAG
- a CDS encoding ribosomal maturation YjgA family protein, with the protein MTPAKKRLLYFILVLCNIPLGLATRWSPQYFPEIVQVYGGDVFSATCIFFGIRFLYPAKPLRCIALINYIVCIAIELQQLYRAPWIVHLRDKTPVGILLGHGFLWSDCICYAVGTLIAWAIGWTIERAYKK; encoded by the coding sequence ATGACACCTGCGAAAAAACGCCTGCTTTACTTTATTCTTGTATTATGCAATATCCCGTTAGGCCTGGCTACCAGATGGTCGCCCCAATACTTCCCTGAAATTGTGCAGGTATATGGTGGCGATGTATTTTCTGCTACCTGTATTTTCTTTGGTATCCGCTTTTTGTATCCTGCCAAACCACTGCGATGCATAGCCCTGATCAACTATATTGTGTGTATCGCCATTGAACTGCAACAATTATACAGGGCTCCCTGGATTGTACACCTGCGGGATAAAACCCCTGTTGGCATTTTATTGGGCCATGGATTTCTTTGGAGTGACTGCATATGTTATGCAGTGGGAACGCTGATTGCATGGGCTATTGGCTGGACAATAGAACGCGCATACAAAAAATAA
- a CDS encoding DoxX family protein, with product MTFPKITHYFFMAILTVLFCWTGIVKLQDNPVHWAVFEQAGYSRLFFHLIGAVEIGLALAIWWPFLQKTAWLLMGAIMLGAIGTHIKSHDAAWHYIVPVVVLLILLGIGRYKHN from the coding sequence ATGACATTCCCGAAAATTACCCACTACTTTTTTATGGCTATCCTGACCGTGCTTTTCTGCTGGACCGGTATTGTGAAACTACAGGATAACCCGGTACACTGGGCTGTATTTGAACAGGCCGGATATTCCCGGCTGTTTTTTCACCTGATCGGCGCAGTAGAAATAGGACTTGCGCTGGCCATCTGGTGGCCGTTCCTGCAGAAAACAGCCTGGTTACTCATGGGCGCCATTATGCTGGGCGCCATCGGTACACACATTAAAAGCCATGATGCAGCCTGGCATTACATAGTGCCGGTAGTCGTATTGCTGATCCTCCTGGGAATAGGGCGGTATAAACACAACTGA
- a CDS encoding winged helix-turn-helix transcriptional regulator, with amino-acid sequence MMEKDKLCLDHIRPVTDALAVLSGKWRVPILVALCEGDKRFNELQRDIKHITPRMLSRELLELEQHALITHETHPVSTLRTYRISSYGHSLEPVLVALKLWGDGHRTRFIGKS; translated from the coding sequence ATGATGGAAAAAGATAAATTATGCCTGGATCATATCCGGCCTGTTACAGATGCATTGGCCGTGTTAAGCGGAAAATGGCGGGTGCCTATCCTCGTGGCACTATGTGAAGGAGATAAGCGATTTAATGAATTGCAGCGGGATATCAAACACATTACGCCCCGTATGCTGTCGAGGGAATTGCTGGAACTGGAGCAGCATGCCTTAATTACACACGAAACCCACCCGGTGAGTACACTCCGGACATATCGCATCAGTAGCTATGGTCATAGCCTGGAACCGGTGTTAGTAGCGTTGAAGCTGTGGGGAGATGGTCATCGGACCCGGTTTATCGGAAAAAGCTGA
- a CDS encoding KGG domain-containing protein, whose translation MEDIRYQQLAPSADNLDKNQEEKPKHSKRGFASMDPEQQRAISREGGRAAHKQGVAHKFTSEEARAAGKKGGEAVSKNREHMAAIGRKGGTNRGKKKNANTNNEENTSQQ comes from the coding sequence ATGGAGGACATCAGGTATCAACAACTTGCACCAAGTGCTGACAATCTCGACAAAAACCAGGAAGAAAAGCCTAAACACAGTAAACGTGGGTTTGCTTCCATGGACCCTGAACAACAACGGGCGATTTCCAGAGAAGGCGGCAGGGCGGCACATAAACAAGGTGTTGCACACAAGTTCACCTCAGAGGAAGCACGGGCCGCCGGTAAAAAAGGTGGTGAGGCAGTCAGCAAAAACCGCGAACACATGGCGGCAATAGGACGCAAAGGCGGTACAAACCGTGGTAAAAAGAAAAATGCGAACACTAACAACGAAGAAAATACTTCTCAGCAATAA
- a CDS encoding DUF6496 domain-containing protein, which translates to MAKYSKKAQDKVEKSMHEMKEGKLKSGRSNKKVTSRKQAIAIGLSEARKEGAKVPRKKAAAKKAAPKKATPKKAAAKKATPIIAAAKKAGPRKTVTAKTTTHTKAATRNTNHRRAAGRKKTPARKHAMA; encoded by the coding sequence ATGGCAAAGTATTCTAAAAAAGCCCAGGATAAGGTGGAAAAAAGTATGCATGAAATGAAGGAAGGTAAATTGAAAAGTGGCCGTAGTAATAAGAAAGTAACCAGTCGTAAACAAGCCATTGCTATTGGGCTGTCGGAGGCGCGAAAGGAAGGTGCTAAAGTTCCCCGTAAAAAGGCGGCAGCAAAAAAAGCGGCTCCCAAAAAAGCGACTCCCAAAAAAGCCGCTGCAAAAAAAGCCACGCCAATAATAGCCGCTGCAAAAAAAGCGGGGCCCCGGAAAACAGTAACTGCAAAAACGACCACCCATACAAAAGCGGCCACCAGAAACACTAACCATAGGCGGGCCGCCGGCAGAAAAAAGACGCCTGCGCGTAAACATGCAATGGCATAA
- a CDS encoding mechanosensitive ion channel family protein has translation MMVTDKTYKYTNRRERIIFLVKLIAYAGIVYFNLDHPAGYNKLTWLFKITNALSFFLGANLLISLGWLVVLSWYTRHHRSKPLERDNFVLGINRITSVLNTIFIILALMLFFGIDLLKFVTSITIVAAAIALLSKDYITNMINGLIIMFSDQLSLGDHVRIGEYKGKVLDITLINVVLQNEDDDIVIIPNSVVFTSIVLNQSKQNIKKLTIEFELDHKHPYTPELLEHRLQQSISEYERHYNPESFSLKTLEIKKDFVQFKVQLLMPVSNKETERLIRRALNTEIISIAEG, from the coding sequence ATGATGGTAACAGACAAAACTTACAAATACACTAACCGGCGGGAACGCATTATCTTTTTAGTGAAACTGATTGCTTATGCAGGCATTGTTTATTTTAACCTCGATCATCCTGCTGGCTATAATAAATTAACCTGGCTCTTTAAGATCACCAACGCCCTGTCTTTTTTCCTGGGCGCCAATCTCCTGATATCATTGGGATGGCTGGTGGTATTGTCGTGGTATACCCGGCATCACCGCAGTAAGCCGCTGGAGCGGGACAATTTCGTACTGGGGATTAACCGTATCACTTCTGTACTGAATACTATTTTTATCATCCTGGCACTGATGCTGTTTTTTGGGATCGATCTGTTGAAGTTTGTGACCAGTATCACCATCGTGGCGGCGGCCATCGCCTTGTTGTCCAAGGATTATATTACCAATATGATCAATGGGCTGATCATTATGTTTTCGGATCAGTTGTCGCTGGGCGATCATGTACGTATCGGAGAGTATAAGGGAAAGGTGTTGGACATTACCCTTATTAATGTGGTATTGCAGAATGAAGATGATGATATTGTCATCATCCCCAACTCGGTGGTGTTTACTTCCATTGTATTAAACCAATCGAAACAGAATATTAAAAAACTGACGATAGAATTTGAACTGGATCATAAACACCCCTATACGCCGGAATTGCTGGAACATCGGTTGCAGCAATCGATCAGCGAATATGAACGGCATTATAACCCCGAGAGTTTCTCGCTCAAAACACTGGAAATAAAAAAGGATTTTGTACAGTTTAAAGTGCAGTTGCTGATGCCGGTTTCCAATAAAGAAACAGAACGGCTGATCCGCCGGGCATTGAATACAGAAATTATCAGTATCGCAGAAGGGTAA
- a CDS encoding histidine decarboxylase, with the protein MTTYHLPATEAAQLDSLLEQVQTCTNNFLGYPVSKDFDYSPLLPFLSYPLNNLGDPFVTSTYAVGSREMEKYVVEFFAKLFRAPSDDWWGYVTNGGSEGNLYGLYLARELYPKGMVYYSEATHYSVQKNLHLLDMPSIVIRTRENGEIDYEDLQNTIRMNRHMPVIILANIGTTMTEARDDVGRIKGILKELAIRHHYIHCDGALSGSYSAFIEPRPAFDFADGADSMAISGHKFIGSPIPCGVVVAKRSNRDRIARSVAYIGSMDTTITGSRNGHSPLFLWYALKSLGLAGLKERARHSLSVAAYAVERFHEIGIQAWRNPHSITVVFPDPAGNIRRKWQLASENGWSHIICMPNVTTAQIDMLVAEIAATFTSTAVPVL; encoded by the coding sequence ATGACCACGTATCATTTACCTGCCACTGAAGCCGCGCAGCTGGACAGCCTTTTGGAACAGGTACAAACCTGTACCAACAACTTTCTGGGTTATCCTGTATCCAAAGATTTCGATTACTCCCCCCTGCTCCCGTTTCTCAGTTACCCGCTTAATAACCTCGGCGATCCTTTTGTCACCTCTACCTATGCCGTAGGGTCCAGGGAAATGGAAAAATACGTGGTGGAGTTCTTTGCGAAGCTGTTTCGCGCCCCTTCGGACGACTGGTGGGGGTATGTTACCAACGGCGGATCAGAAGGTAACCTGTACGGCCTTTACCTGGCCCGGGAGCTTTATCCTAAAGGCATGGTTTATTATTCGGAGGCGACCCATTACAGCGTACAGAAAAACCTGCACCTGCTGGATATGCCCAGTATCGTCATCCGTACGCGGGAAAACGGGGAAATTGACTACGAAGATCTCCAGAATACCATCCGGATGAACCGGCATATGCCGGTAATTATCCTGGCCAATATTGGTACTACCATGACCGAAGCCCGGGATGATGTAGGCAGAATTAAAGGTATCCTGAAAGAGCTGGCCATCCGCCATCATTACATCCATTGTGACGGCGCATTATCCGGTAGCTACAGCGCATTCATTGAACCCCGGCCTGCTTTCGACTTTGCTGACGGCGCCGACAGCATGGCCATCAGCGGGCATAAATTTATCGGCTCCCCTATCCCCTGCGGCGTAGTGGTAGCTAAAAGATCCAATCGCGACAGGATCGCCCGATCCGTCGCCTATATCGGTAGTATGGATACCACCATCACCGGTTCAAGAAACGGCCATAGTCCGTTGTTTTTATGGTATGCACTGAAAAGCCTGGGCCTTGCAGGATTAAAGGAAAGGGCCCGGCACAGCCTATCCGTAGCTGCCTATGCTGTAGAACGTTTCCACGAAATCGGCATTCAGGCCTGGCGTAATCCCCATTCCATTACGGTGGTGTTTCCCGATCCTGCGGGAAACATCCGCCGGAAGTGGCAGCTGGCTTCTGAAAACGGCTGGTCGCATATTATTTGTATGCCCAACGTAACAACTGCCCAGATAGATATGCTGGTGGCGGAAATAGCAGCCACCTTCACCAGTACGGCAGTACCGGTGCTTTAA
- a CDS encoding Lrp/AsnC family transcriptional regulator — MDTLDKTDRRILQVLQTNARLNTKEIAHRIGLSVTPTYERLKKIEKLGIIKDYVTLLHGEMIGKTLVAFCNVSLQLHSQPLLKKFEAAIAKMEEVMECYHVAGTYDYLLKVVVDDMRSYQHFLTNKLAAIENIAQVHSSFVMTEIKHTTAYGLV, encoded by the coding sequence ATGGATACACTGGATAAAACAGACCGCCGCATTTTGCAGGTATTACAAACGAATGCCCGTTTAAATACAAAAGAAATCGCGCATCGTATAGGGCTTTCCGTTACCCCTACCTACGAACGCCTGAAAAAGATAGAAAAGCTGGGCATCATTAAGGATTATGTGACCTTGTTACATGGGGAGATGATTGGCAAGACCCTGGTGGCTTTCTGCAATGTGTCCCTGCAACTGCATTCGCAGCCGTTGCTGAAAAAGTTTGAAGCTGCCATCGCCAAAATGGAAGAAGTAATGGAGTGCTACCACGTGGCAGGCACTTACGACTACCTGCTGAAAGTAGTGGTAGACGACATGCGTAGCTATCAGCATTTTCTGACGAATAAGCTGGCGGCTATAGAGAACATTGCGCAGGTACACAGTTCATTTGTAATGACGGAAATCAAGCATACCACGGCTTATGGCCTGGTATAA
- a CDS encoding ATP-binding protein, translating to MNQAGRLLFTKDAALAAKFGNEALLLSDSLHYTNGKVWATRNLALVENTKGNLDQQMQLTITALKMAEKQGDLTMLSVLNNDVGNIFTEQNSPRDALVYLKRSLHIKQQLRQQKEIAKSLNNIGSAYIALKMPDSAMYFLEKAEKIKLSHHDLRGLAYTYENMGIIAMMLRQYTEALRYHQLSATYYKSTDNLPGLTKASLNLAEVQTLLGDLRSAEKNLAAAREINQKLGNVKNEMTYYKVRYRLDSARKDYAAALLNYKQFSERNIDFFNVEKRRQINRSQEKYESQKKQRENVLLKKEQQMHLATIQQQRVLVLSAAALFLALLMITVMVYRLYKRQQELYLEINNKNREVSMQNRIILEQNATLENLNQVKDKIFSVISHDLRSPLAILEGLLFLLKDDKIDPQQFRYYTDELWRDVKNTAYMMDNMLQWASNQMKGIGVKADDFDVTLLLNQEFELLQTLARQKDVKLEHHLNTSMMVYADPDMIRLVLRNLINNAIKFTPGGGEVIITARIDKDLAEITVRDNGNGIPTENQHRIFSNIYYSTTGTQNEKGCGLGLHLSKDFVERNKGRIWFHSTPGSGSSFYFTLPLSDDQDASTRGYTVVLQDHPVSGVSVLRN from the coding sequence TTGAATCAGGCAGGCAGACTACTTTTTACGAAAGACGCTGCCCTGGCAGCCAAATTTGGCAATGAAGCCCTGCTACTAAGCGACAGCCTGCACTATACCAATGGTAAAGTATGGGCCACCCGTAATCTGGCACTGGTAGAAAATACCAAAGGGAATCTCGACCAGCAGATGCAGCTGACCATCACCGCCCTGAAAATGGCAGAAAAGCAGGGCGACCTCACCATGCTCAGTGTCCTGAATAATGACGTCGGCAATATTTTCACGGAGCAGAACAGCCCCCGGGATGCCCTGGTATACCTTAAAAGATCTTTACATATCAAGCAACAGCTACGGCAGCAAAAAGAAATCGCCAAAAGCCTGAACAATATCGGCTCCGCCTATATTGCGCTGAAGATGCCGGATTCCGCGATGTATTTTCTGGAGAAAGCCGAGAAAATCAAACTCTCCCACCATGATTTGCGGGGATTGGCCTATACCTATGAAAACATGGGTATCATTGCCATGATGCTGCGTCAATATACCGAAGCACTCCGTTACCATCAGCTGTCTGCCACCTATTATAAGTCTACCGATAATTTACCCGGCCTCACCAAAGCCAGTCTGAACCTGGCCGAGGTACAAACCCTGCTGGGCGATCTGCGAAGTGCGGAAAAGAACCTGGCAGCAGCCCGGGAAATCAATCAGAAGCTGGGTAATGTGAAAAACGAAATGACGTATTATAAAGTACGTTACCGGCTGGATTCTGCCCGGAAAGACTATGCCGCAGCGCTGTTGAATTATAAACAATTCAGTGAGCGTAACATTGATTTTTTTAATGTAGAGAAAAGAAGACAGATCAACCGTTCACAGGAAAAATATGAATCCCAGAAAAAGCAACGGGAAAATGTGTTGCTGAAAAAAGAACAACAAATGCATCTCGCCACTATTCAGCAGCAACGGGTACTGGTTTTGTCTGCTGCGGCCTTATTTCTGGCCCTCCTGATGATTACCGTGATGGTATACCGCCTCTATAAGCGACAACAGGAACTCTATCTGGAGATAAACAATAAAAACCGGGAAGTGTCGATGCAAAACCGGATTATCCTGGAACAAAACGCTACCCTGGAAAATCTGAACCAGGTAAAAGATAAAATCTTCTCGGTCATCTCCCATGACCTCCGCTCTCCCCTGGCCATCCTGGAAGGGCTGTTGTTCCTCTTAAAGGATGATAAGATAGATCCCCAGCAGTTTCGTTATTATACAGATGAATTATGGCGGGATGTAAAAAATACCGCGTACATGATGGATAATATGCTGCAGTGGGCCAGCAACCAGATGAAAGGCATCGGGGTAAAAGCCGATGATTTTGATGTGACGCTGCTGCTCAACCAGGAATTTGAATTGCTGCAAACCCTCGCCCGTCAGAAAGACGTAAAGCTGGAACATCACCTCAATACCTCTATGATGGTATATGCAGATCCGGACATGATTCGCCTGGTATTGCGCAACCTGATCAACAATGCGATTAAATTCACGCCCGGCGGCGGAGAAGTGATCATCACCGCCCGTATCGACAAAGACCTGGCGGAGATCACCGTCCGCGATAATGGGAATGGTATTCCTACCGAAAACCAGCACCGGATTTTCTCTAACATCTACTACTCTACTACCGGTACCCAGAATGAAAAAGGCTGCGGATTAGGCCTGCACCTGTCCAAAGATTTCGTAGAACGCAACAAAGGACGTATCTGGTTTCACAGTACCCCCGGCAGTGGCAGCAGCTTCTATTTTACCCTGCCGTTGTCTGATGACCAGGATGCCAGTACCCGGGGTTATACCGTGGTATTACAAGACCATCCCGTTAGCGGGGTCAGTGTATTGCGCAATTGA